In Oryza sativa Japonica Group chromosome 1, ASM3414082v1, the genomic stretch TGTATGTATTATGGAAATTCTGCTTTCATTTTCGGAGGCACACGAAACTTGATATGAAATTTCCAGGGAAGAATAAGAACAAAATCTGACGCTACAACGGCATATCGTATCGGTGacttctttgttttctttttttccttttattctgTTGCTACAGTGAGATTCTTATTCTGGAGATATGTATGTAGACCATCGAATACGGGAATCTTGCAAGGTAGGCACCATTACATGTTCGTGTAAAAAATGATTTAAGCAGTGAAACCAAAATTTTTATGGAGCCTCTACAAAACCAACTATATAGTCATTGGTATCTTAAAAACCGGTGGCGGGAGGTAAATGCCCACTTCCATGCACCTGCGAGCCCGAGCAGTTTCCTAGGTTAGTGGACCAGCCACTGGCCGTCGGTTTATCTAACAAACTTGTCAcaatttcaattattatttaactatatttttaactaaagaaaaaagaagttaGAATCTTCAACTTTCAATATTGTTGAATACTTTGTGCATTGCCAAGCAAGCCACCAACTATAATGATGCCCGGCAAAACATTTTGAGGTTAGTTCCTGGTTAGGTGAGCATGGTGTTAACTGGTTGGAGACCTTAATTTTTTCGTGAACGCACAAAAAGATTGCACgtaaatatattagaagaaaatagattttttacACAACATAATCAGTCAGAGCGGCTTATGCCAAaggaaggaagaaaacaaaaacaaaaactaagaaagaaaaagaaaactcgtACGACGGGTACTCCATTCAGCGGGAGATGGCAGAGCCACGCTACACTATCAACAAGTTGGAGACCTTAACGTTATTGTCGCCCttgccaaaaagaaaagaaattaatgAGGACTATATATGTCGGAGAAATTTCCATATATGCTCCTAATTTTTTTCACCTAATCGATCTCTTTCATGTATGCCTTGAGTTTTCCTCAATCTGTTGTATACACCTTATTTCGTTGCCATATCAAAACCCCCCATATACATCCATCCCGTTAGTGTGGCCATTAATTTTTCTCAAAATGGCTATTTTGCCCATGTTCATATCCTATAGTAATAAGCGTACACCCTACATAACATATTTTAGTTCAAAAAATATTAGAGTGGCCGAAATACATAGTCACTgaaattttgagataaatttgACATgcgataagttttttttagaaaatgcatGTAGTGGTAAACCGGCAATTTCAAGATATAAATtcattgaaaaaatatatttcaaatttcaagaaaaaagtttccttttttttaaaaaaaatcattgattTTACTAATTTATCCCTTATTCCCTTTTTGtccccaactttttttttataaaacctttctCACTTTAGGCTGTTTAACAAGTGCTACAATATTGTGATTTCAaaaagaataataataataaacggTCAATTCATGTCCAGCTAACGAATAACCCGCAAGTGGAAATGCGTTATTTCCACatgcttttagtttttttttagggCAACATGCTTTTAGTTAGAGGCCCTTAAAATTACATTGTTATTTAACCTTCAACCTAATTAAAAATTGAAACAAGTTAAGTCGATGCAAATCAGAATCAAATTATCCGATGTATTCCTATCATAATACTTTGTCCATCGGTTTCGTATTAGAATACGTTTGTAGAGTCGAATAATTATATTGTGATATTATATTCCCAGGTAAATTTATCATAtaatttttgcctttttttttgtttttctaaaaCAAGTGTTTGAGAATttattgatgttttttttaaaaaaatttatggccATGTCTTAGCCTAAATGTCCAGTACTTATAACCAAAgggatataaaaataaaaacaaaacccaatttGGGCAAGTAGTCCAAACCAGGCCACTCAGGCCTTCCCCAGTAACCAGTCCACATGTACTGTCCATGCATGAGAAATGACACATAGACCACCAATCTAATGACCAAccaaaatcaatcaatcaatcaatcgaacaATTCACCTCTCGCTGTCACCCCCTGACAACGCAAACGCAAACGAAAACAAgcagcaagagagagagaaaaaccgGTGCACTGCAAGCCCCTCCCCAACCCGGGAGGAATCCCCACCCAGACACCTCGCCGGAGATTCCAACGACCCTTTCTttgctttctcctcctcctcctcctacttcGCTTTAACTTAGGTGTCCCTTTctccctccaccaccaccaccaccaccgcacaACCCAGCTTTGCCTCACctcatcttttatttttattttaatttttaattttttttttgctgtgaaTCGGAGGCCACCCCACTTAACTCCTAAGCAAAGGCAGGGGCTTCTCGGCTATAAATTGCGCCCCTCGGCCAGACCCCAATTCCCTTTTCCCTCTCCCTTCACCCCCTCGCCAAGCTTTGCTTTGCTCAATCTCTCTTGCAGCCTAGCGCCGCCCTGGCTGCTAGCTCAGCTAGCTGCTGTTGACCTAACTGTGTGTGGCCAACCTACCTAGAATCTTTCTTGATCAAACTTCCCTTTGGTTCCCTGTGCCCTGGAGATTCTGTCCGTGATCGAGCTTTGCAGTCATCTTGCATGCTCTGATATACGCTAGTCTTTCTCCAAAGCAAAACTCTGCCCGAAATTTCGGTGCAAAACCTCGTTTTTCAGGGTGAAACTCCGCCCAAATTTCCGGTGGCAAAATCCTGCTGTTCAGGGCGACACTCTGCTGAAATTTTCGGCCGGTGAACAGCGCTTTTTCAGGGCGACGCCCTGCTGAAATTTTCACCAAGGATTGTCGTCTTGGTGAACAGAAACTCTGCCCGATATTCGATTGGATTTCCTTGGTTTTTCTGGGGGAGATTCTGCCGAAATTTTCTGCACGTACGTGTACGTGTATGCTCGTGCTGTTCCAACCTTGGTGTTTATGATAACATCCACTGTTCTTGTTCAGTCCTTCTCCGTCGTCTTCCTCTACTGGTTCTACGTCTTCTCATAATCAACCCAAATCACTCTACAAGAATTTCCAACTGGTTAATTACTCTTGTTAAGAAATTGTTAGTGAAGTAATTAATCAAGTAATTAAGTctgcttaattaatcaactaCTACACAAAGAAAAAGATCGATGGCGTCTCCCGGCGTTGTGTGTACTACTGTAACGCCGACGTCGTCGGCCGGGTCGGACCAggtcgtggccggcggcggcgaggcggcgcggcggccggtggcgccggcggtgaTGGAGGAGCGGAAGCGGAAGCGGAAGGAGTCGAACAGGCTGTCCGCGCAGCGGTCGCGGGcgcggaagcagcagcagctggacgAGCTGGCCGGGCAGGTGGCGGCGCTGCGCGCCCGGAACGGCGCCCTGGGCCTCGCCGCGCGCGAGGCGGCGCGCCGgtgcgccgccgtgcgcgccgagAACGAGCTGCTCCGCGCGCGCTCCGTCGAGCTCGCCGCGCGCCTCGACTCCCTCACCGACCTGGCGCAGTGCctgcacgacgccgccgcggcctcctccttcgccgccgcgcccccgaTGATGATGgcgggcgccgccaccgccttccccaccggcgccgtcggcgccgccgccggcttcatGATGccccagctgccgccgccgctcctcgacGCCACCACCATGGGCATGCATtgcaactactactactagtctactatagctatagctagcgTGTCAAGTCTTCATTAAGTTAGCTCTAgtaagctctctctctctagtctcTCTACATGTGTCCAAAGTGTTTGTGCCTCTTCTTTTGTGTTGTTATTAGGTGACCTAATCAAAGGGCAAGAAGGACATTTCATGTGTGTATGAGACTTTATTATAAATGTGAAATGGACATCAAGGACAATTTTATGTGGTTAATTTTTGATGCCCTTGTGGAACAAGCAACTCCCTTTATTACTATGTGTCATTTGTCTATTCTGTTCCCATTCCCTTTCCTAGCTGATGGAAAAGCGAGAACTAATTCTCTAGAAAAAGATGGACGGCCACAACTTGTTTTTATTCATATGGAATCGCTACGTGTACACGAAGCTGTGTCAGTCATTGTGGCTCTCATTGCGCTGTTATATATAGTCCGTGTAGCTGACAAGTGGCTTGTAGAGTTTCGCTACCGCATAGCAAGTCCACCCACTGTCCATTCCTCATCTTAGAATATTCTTTTGCGAATAAATTCTTGGTGGAAATTTTACGACAATCGTTTTTACTCTTATCACGAATATGAGGTGTAAGATTTTCTAACTCTCCCTTTCCTTAATACTTCGAGTATGTGTGATCTTATTGGTCATATCGTATAAAACTTGATGGTTGATACATGGGGCTCCTGTActctagttatatatatatatctttcaaCCATTGATTGGGTAGATTTCTCTGTCAAAATTATGTGATTGATTTAGTGGTTGGTCGTGTTTgtcaatatttattttatttcccaTATACTCCAGTGTAATCATTAATCAAGTAGAAAAAGATCACATAAAAACTAGTCCAACACAACTCTTTACAATCTCCATCCTACGACATATGTGGACATCATAAACACAAagatggcccacatgtcatgccCAATATTTGATTGACGAattattagcaaaaaaaaagaatcaagaaTCTAATCAAAACGAAAATGGCCAATCAGAGAAAAATGgttgtaaaaaaataatgagTGGTTTGCACTAGTGAGGAGCAGGAACTAGAAAATGGTGTAAAAATAAGATTCTTTTCTATGGTTGGTGGGACAACGATGAGATCCTTGGAAAGCTGCGAATCATTTGCAAAGGGGGGAGGAATTAGGGCCGATCGACGGGATCGATGCAGCTTTAGCtgaataaattaaaattaaagcCACAAAACAAAAGCCTTCTGAGCTCCTTGCCGTCCTGCCATGCTTAGCTTTTCAGATCATTCAGAAAATAAAAGGGTCAGTGGTATGGCTGTTGCTAACCTATTTTCTTGATTATTTGTAAATCTATCTATATGATATATGCTGGTCACATgggttcatatatatatatataagttgttcTGCATCAGGCCCAGCTTGTTTTTCTCTGAATAAATTTACATGTTGAATACAGAGAACTTTTGTCCGGTCTTTTAATTTTCTCCAGCTTGTTCTGGGCGACAAGTGTACGACTATGCGACAAGCATACAGTATTTCATTGTCTGATCTAAGTGCAAATAGTAGAGACATGCAATTTGAACATCGAGATCGAGGTACAatcaataaaatttttaaattcaacCGTATATTGTAGTAAATGCTATTATGTTACTAGTATTCTGATGGCACCTTGACCCATATAACGAAATGATTGAGAAATTCTACCTTAATTTAACTATATTTCTTATTTGTGCAAGATCTGGTGGCCAAGTTATATTATATCGCCTAGCTGTTATCAGATGGCTGCGCTCCAATCAGTATGGTCACAAACAAGAGGAATTTGAAACATCAATATGTGTTAGATTCACTTTGGAATTGCCCTGAAGATTCCCAGCATATGCTGCACACCGTATTAATTATTTTGCCAAATTGTAGGCTAAATGGACTTATCACACAGCACTTGAAAACAACAGCCACCACTATCATTATTAATACCATTCTTTTTTTGTAGCAAACAGTTTGATCTGGATGTTTTACATCGATCGCTAAAGGGTCTGCACATGCGGTGTTCAGCTATTTGTGGGGCAGTCAGTTTCATAGTTGTGAAATTTTGACCTGGGTAGAGAATAAAAGCACACATAATTATTCGCAAGATGGTATTAACTAATTTACTGTCAATTTACTTGTAGTCAGTACAAAGAAGTTTATCCCAATGGATACAATACATATCTGTGTAGAGAACAGTTTACTACTACTATTTcagaatacatatatatataaatatacctGAAGGAAGGGACCAAAATTTCGAAATTTGaaatgatgattttttttcaaaatttagacgaatttttttaaattcaaactttttttttttgtaaaattcaGGACCCATATAGTTTTTCCTACGCAGTACAACATCCTAGCAGGACCCATAGTTAAACATGACATTTCAAAAATTAAGTTCCCAAATTGTTAACCCTGATGCAAAGGTTGGTTTGAATTATATTAGTGAGAAAAAGGAAATTTATCCCAAAAAGTGTTACTAGGGCTTCCATCGTTTGCCGTTTGGCTTAACAGTCGTAGCTAAAatctaaattttaaaacttaattttaatattgattttgagatatataatcatattttatgtaaaatcaaaggtgttttttattatttttctatgatGGACAAATGGCATcagagattattggttttgatatttggaagtTATTcatgaagtggttttggagatgattggatttacaggtaaATTACAGGTGttgttattttatgtgaccggtcagatcgggcagtggttgccggtcagaccggcgtgtatcgcgcggtcagaccggcgtagCCCGCGGTCTGATCGGCCGACTctatgtcggtttcggtttcgggttgtttgtttagatatccgtgattgtttcattcttatggcttctagatggatactatacgtatgtaatactgttgtttgctactaatgagtcaagttggagatagcttagtctcggaatatggtttctttgtttatttcatgtgtaggtgactcgatgcctcgggagagtatttgcggtgatggaccgggagttggcttggggataagacgacgtccgtggtggttagagatcatgcgggatactaaggctagagctcaatgcacgtggttggtgaatattccatatggcatacgatggaggtattgtgtgcgtatgggatgcggagtcgaatttggaaggagtccaaatttggtacgattggttatgtaaagtttgtttcttgtactagagggtttcctatggggattaggacttctagtaagagtttggttcgtggctttagtctgcctacctcgggtataaatagagggggagcgtgaggctttccggtatcgcttttcagagcaattgagttgacagttgagttagggttttgagtttagtcgaaatttttgtaaggagtgctgttggtgtactttgtaaacacagagataaTCAATAAAGTCATCATCCATTTTAAgaattcttcgatttgtgtttaacttggtttcggcggtctaaccagcTACAcatcggcggtcagactggcggataatctgtggtcagaccggcgttggAAATAGGCGACAGGAGCTGAtctcggcggtcagactggAGATCCAATCTCGGTCGGACCGACGGcaaccaggcggtcagaccggcaggacaacttcggtcagaccgcgatccgtcgaatttgagggtaacttttatttccgctaaaagttttcggtttttgggtataccaaccattcacccctctcCGGTTGGTTTAGttgttgtgattcgatcctacatttTATTCTTTAGCATTGGTTTTTAAATCGCTAAAAACACAGATATAAAGTTCatcttataaattattttctattaCTTTGTTCATTTTTCCATGACTTATCAACCATAAAAAGAGAACAATGAGAGTgcatatttattttacttttaacTTAcactaacatttaatatatattatatttagcCCACTGAGTGCCCACATGTTTTTTCGACCAGAGAGAGAAGTTCTGGAAAAATTTACATGTAATCAAGTTTGATGTGTAgctgctacatcggtatatttAGGATCACTGATGCAATTCATCTTAAGTTTCGTGATTGTGATTGAATAATATTACTGATCATTGCAGAACTTTCAGCACAACATTAGTGTAGACCTAGCTGCAAAGCACTACATGTTTATTAGTGTGTAGACCTAACATTTTATACACCAGAACAAAACAAGGGTCTGGTCACTATTAATTAAACATACGTACTTGTTTCATCAGCATCTGTTTCAGATATACGTAAAATAATGTACAACCAAGCAAGGAAATACAAGTTAGTGAACCACCCTCCATTTTAAACAAAAGTATGGACTGTGATGGGCAGCAGATTGCTTTACTTAATTCATGATGCGCAAGCATGGATGCCAATTTGCAATATGTGGTTCCCAATAAGATAAAATGCGGCGAACAGTGAAAATTCTGCGAGCCTTTTGTAGTGATGTCTGATATATAACCCACCACCAATCATGAAGCCGTCCATCCCTGAGATACATCAATCAAGTCGATCAAACTCCCAAAACTTTTAGAAACCTCTTTTAAGAATAGAATAAATTTCACAATACTATAGGTATGAAAAACTataacaaaactatatatttaattaaGTCCTTCTGTTACAAAATCGATATTAGAATAAATTTCACAATACTATAGGTATGAAAAACTataacaaaactatatatttaattaaGTCCTTCTGTTACAAAATCGATATTGAAGTTACCACAAAACCGTAAATTTAAGCTAtggtatcataaaactacatactTAGCACATACTTTATCCCAAAGctacatattttaaaatttccaTTAGGATAACAGTGCTATGATTGATCTCTAAAATTCTTAGTTCTTATAACTACACAAATAAAGTGTCCACGTCAGCAAAAATCGACCCTTATTTTCCCACATGGCTCCACAAGATATCCGTATGCAAAAAATTAACATTTTCAGACAGACCACTTAAAATACACGCACATAAAAATAAGGGTATTTTCATATGCGGGGCTCTTAACTcacccgcatgcaaaaatattcCTGAAAGATTaccactcttttttttattctccactcctctcctctcccagctctctctctttcccactcctcctctcccccacctcctctcccctctcctccctctcggcGGTTAGctctggtggcggcggtggcgggcaagGGCCACGGCGAtagcttcctcctcttctcccttagtcctcctctcccctctcctcccttccgaCAGTGGTGGAAGGCTCGGGCAACGGGGGAGGGCGGAGGACGCACGCGATGGTGTGCATCTGACGGTGGCCGTCGTTCCcctgtgcggcggcggcggatctggtgATGGtgaggtgcggcggcggcgcat encodes the following:
- the LOC4326871 gene encoding ocs element-binding factor 1, with the translated sequence MASPGVVCTTVTPTSSAGSDQVVAGGGEAARRPVAPAVMEERKRKRKESNRLSAQRSRARKQQQLDELAGQVAALRARNGALGLAAREAARRCAAVRAENELLRARSVELAARLDSLTDLAQCLHDAAAASSFAAAPPMMMAGAATAFPTGAVGAAAGFMMPQLPPPLLDATTMGMHCNYYY